A window of Streptomyces sp. Je 1-332 genomic DNA:
GGCCGGATCTACGGCCAGGACCATGACGACCCCCAGCAGGGCCCGCAGCCGGGACGGGACTACGCCGAGCTGGTCGGCGGGCCGCTGGATGGCCTCCTGCTCGACATCACCGGCTGGACGAGGGGCGAGATGGACACCGGCGTCGCCCTGCCCACGGAACTCGGGAAGTTCGGTGCCGGAGGGCGCGCGATGTACGACCCACGCCCTGGTGACCGACGGCGCCGCTGGGACTGGTCCGGCGACACTCCCTGACGACCGTCCGGCTGCACGTGCGGCAGCTGCCCGCGACCCCGGCCGCGCCGCCCGCGGACGCCAGCGCCTGGCTCGACGCCTTCTACGTGGCGGTCGCGTGCCGGCAGCAGGCCAGGGCCGACCGGCTGTGCGAGGTACCGCTCGAGGTGCTGCGGCAGGACGACTCGGTCGACGCGTACGTGCTGCACCGGATCGACACGCTGCAGACCTACTGGTCCGAGCGCCCCATGGACGACGTCGTGGCCAAGCTGCTCGACACCATGAAGGCGTCTCACCCGGAGTCCCTGACCCATGCGCCGAAGGACTTCTCGGACCTGATCGACTACCAGCCCGTCGCCCTCTTCCACCGCCTGATCGCCCGCGATCACGACGCCTTCGCCAAGGCCCTGTCCGAAGCCGTCGCGCACCACGGCACCTACTGGGGCGAGTGAGGCTCCGAGGCTGAAACCCTCCTGAAACCACGCTGAATGCGTCATGCCGCAGCCTCTGCGGCATGACGACAACGACGACATCGTCCTCGCTCGCCATCGCCGCCACGGGGATGCGCAAGGCCTACGGTGACAAGACGGTCCTGGACGGCATCGATCTCACGGTGCCGGCCGGCACCGTGTTCGCGCTGCTCGGGCCGAACGGCGCGGGCAAGACCACCGCCGTGAAGATCCTCTCCACGCTCATCACCGCCGATGCCGGAGCCTTGAACGTCGGCGGCCACGACATCGCCACCTCACCGGACCGGGCGCGTTCCGCGATCGGGGTCACCGGTCAGTTCTCCGCCGTGGACGGTCTGATCACCGGCGAGGAGAACATGCTCCTCATGGCCGACCTGCATCACCTGCCCAGAGGGGAAGGCCGCCGCGTCGTCGCTGAACTCCTCGAACGGTTCGATCTCACCGAGGCCGCGAAGAAGCCTGCCGCCACCTACTCGGGCGGTATGAAGCGGCGTCTGGACATCGCCATGACGCTGGTCGGCAGCCCGCGGATCATCTTTCTCGACGAGCCCACCACCGGCCTCGACCCCCGCTCCCGGCACAACATGTGGGCCATCATCCGCGAACTCGTCTCCGGCGGGGTGACCGTCTTTCTCACCACCCAGTACCTGGAAGAGGCCGACGAACTCGCCGACCGTATCGCGGTGTTGAGCAACGGCAAGATCGCAGCCGAAGGCACCGCCGAGGAACTCAAGCGGCTCATCCCCGGCGGCCACGTACGCCTGCGCTTCACCGACCCGGAGGCGTACCAGTCGGCCGCGGCCCTCCTGCGCGAGGCCGCTCGCGACGACCGGACGCTGTCCCTGCAGATCCCCAGCGACGGCACCCAGCGCGAACTGCGCTCCATCCTCGACTGGCTCGACTCGGCCGGCATCGAGGCCGACGAACTGACCGTGCACACCCCCGACCTCGACGACGTCTTCTTCGCCCTCACCGGCAGCACCCAACTCCCCAACCAGCCCATGGAGTCCCTTCGATGAGCTCTTTCTCCCTCGCCGTCCGCGACTCGTCCACGATGCTGCGCCGCAACCTCCTGCACGCGCGGCGCTACCCTTCCCTCACCCTGAACATCCTGCTGACGCCGATCGTCCTGCTGCTGCTCTTCGTCTACGTCTTCGGCGACGTGATGAGCGCGGGCATCGGCGGTGGCGGCGCCGACCGGTCGGACTACATCGCCTATCTCGTGCCGGGCATCCTGCTGATGACTCTCGGTGCCACCCCGGCCGGCACCGCTGTATCCGTCTCCATGGACATGACCGAGGGCATCATCGCCCGCTTCCGTGCGATGGCGATCCACCGCGGCTCCGTGCTCATCGGGCACGTCGTCGGCAGCGTGCTGCAGGCCATCCTCAGCGTGCTGCTCGTGGGCGCGGTCGCCGTGGCTATCGGGTTCAGGTCCACCGACGCCACGGTCCTGGAGTGGCTCGCGGCGTTCGGGCTGCTCTCGCTCGTCGCGCTCGCCTTCACCTGGATCGCGGTCGGGATGGGGATGGCGAGCCCGAATGCCGAGGCGGCAAGCAACAACGCGCTGCCGCTGATGATCCTGCCGCTCATCTCGAGCGCCTTCGTGCCGGTCGACGCGATGCCGGGGTGGTTCCGGCCGTTCGCCGAGTACCAGCCGTTCACACCCGCCATC
This region includes:
- a CDS encoding immunity 49 family protein — translated: MRQLPATPAAPPADASAWLDAFYVAVACRQQARADRLCEVPLEVLRQDDSVDAYVLHRIDTLQTYWSERPMDDVVAKLLDTMKASHPESLTHAPKDFSDLIDYQPVALFHRLIARDHDAFAKALSEAVAHHGTYWGE
- a CDS encoding ATP-binding cassette domain-containing protein; translation: MTTTTTSSSLAIAATGMRKAYGDKTVLDGIDLTVPAGTVFALLGPNGAGKTTAVKILSTLITADAGALNVGGHDIATSPDRARSAIGVTGQFSAVDGLITGEENMLLMADLHHLPRGEGRRVVAELLERFDLTEAAKKPAATYSGGMKRRLDIAMTLVGSPRIIFLDEPTTGLDPRSRHNMWAIIRELVSGGVTVFLTTQYLEEADELADRIAVLSNGKIAAEGTAEELKRLIPGGHVRLRFTDPEAYQSAAALLREAARDDRTLSLQIPSDGTQRELRSILDWLDSAGIEADELTVHTPDLDDVFFALTGSTQLPNQPMESLR
- a CDS encoding ABC transporter permease encodes the protein MSSFSLAVRDSSTMLRRNLLHARRYPSLTLNILLTPIVLLLLFVYVFGDVMSAGIGGGGADRSDYIAYLVPGILLMTLGATPAGTAVSVSMDMTEGIIARFRAMAIHRGSVLIGHVVGSVLQAILSVLLVGAVAVAIGFRSTDATVLEWLAAFGLLSLVALAFTWIAVGMGMASPNAEAASNNALPLMILPLISSAFVPVDAMPGWFRPFAEYQPFTPAIETLRGLLLGSGIGNNGWVTILWCLGLATLGYRWSTSLFNRDPK